A genome region from Mycolicibacterium litorale includes the following:
- a CDS encoding SDR family NAD(P)-dependent oxidoreductase, which produces MTGASSGIGEETALRYAGRGARLVLAARNEDALERVADECRAAGAEAVLVQATDIGECGEVEKLFDVALQRFGRIDITVQSAAITAFGRFEDVPVDVFDNIIRTNLIGAANVARCALSAFRVSGSGHLVLIGSLLGSAAVPYQSAYVASKFALNGLVRALRQENRDRPGVKIHGVYPGPVDTPVYSAASNYYGRTPRVPPTAVKASTVVSAIVRATDRQRSSERQVGLANLPAIAMYRLLPSIYDALVGPFLRAVAFTDESTEPTEGNAFARKSTDSGR; this is translated from the coding sequence GTGACCGGTGCCTCCAGCGGCATCGGGGAGGAGACGGCCCTGCGCTACGCCGGTCGGGGAGCGCGACTGGTGTTGGCCGCGCGCAACGAGGATGCGCTGGAACGCGTCGCCGACGAGTGCCGCGCAGCCGGCGCCGAGGCGGTGCTGGTCCAGGCGACCGATATCGGCGAATGCGGCGAGGTCGAGAAGTTGTTCGACGTCGCGCTCCAACGCTTCGGCCGGATCGACATCACGGTGCAGTCCGCCGCGATCACGGCGTTCGGCCGGTTCGAGGATGTGCCGGTTGACGTGTTCGACAACATCATCCGAACGAACCTCATCGGGGCCGCGAACGTGGCGCGGTGTGCGCTGAGCGCGTTCCGAGTGAGCGGAAGCGGGCACCTGGTGCTGATCGGCTCCCTGCTCGGAAGCGCCGCGGTGCCTTATCAATCCGCTTATGTGGCAAGCAAGTTCGCGCTCAACGGGCTGGTCCGGGCCTTGCGCCAGGAGAATCGCGACCGTCCCGGGGTGAAGATCCATGGCGTGTACCCCGGGCCGGTCGACACCCCGGTGTACAGCGCCGCGAGCAACTACTACGGCCGCACGCCGCGGGTGCCGCCGACCGCGGTCAAGGCGTCGACCGTGGTGTCGGCGATCGTGCGTGCCACGGATCGTCAGCGGTCCAGTGAGCGGCAGGTGGGGTTGGCCAACCTGCCCGCCATCGCGATGTACCGCCTGTTGCCGTCGATCTATGACGCTCTGGTGGGTCCGTTCCTGCGCGCGGTCGCCTTCACGGACGAGTCGACGGAGCCGACCGAGGGCAATGCCTTCGCGCGAAAATCAACGGACAGCGGCCGCTGA
- a CDS encoding GlxA family transcriptional regulator produces MTASPLARTTAPRRVAFLVYDGVTLLDVAGPAEVFKEANRLGGEYELVMLSPTGESIRSNLGFGVTVDGGVSDEPAPDTYLVPGSDRFPRTRVPQDLADAARVPAAGARRVASICTGAFVLAAAGLLEGKRATTHWKATQALATRCPTCRVETDAIYVRDGSIYTSAGVTAGIDLALALLEEDHGPDLTRDVARALVVYMQRSGGQSQFSAPLQGPPPHSPALRKITDRVTADPHGDHSASELARHLNVSTRHLTRLFREEMDTTPGRYVESIRFDMARALLDQRHTATQAAALAGFPSYESMRRVFARQLGISPAAYQRRFSTARAGSG; encoded by the coding sequence GTGACCGCGTCTCCCCTCGCACGCACGACTGCCCCGCGCCGCGTCGCGTTCCTCGTCTACGACGGAGTGACACTGCTGGACGTCGCCGGACCGGCGGAGGTGTTCAAGGAGGCCAATCGACTCGGCGGCGAATACGAACTCGTCATGCTGTCGCCCACAGGCGAGAGCATCAGGTCGAACCTCGGCTTCGGCGTCACGGTCGACGGCGGGGTCTCCGACGAGCCCGCACCCGACACGTATCTGGTGCCCGGCTCGGACCGCTTTCCGCGGACGCGGGTGCCCCAGGACCTCGCCGACGCCGCACGCGTTCCCGCGGCCGGGGCGCGCCGCGTCGCGTCGATCTGCACCGGCGCGTTCGTCCTGGCCGCCGCCGGCCTCCTCGAAGGCAAGCGCGCGACCACACACTGGAAGGCGACGCAAGCACTGGCGACCCGGTGCCCGACGTGCCGCGTGGAAACCGACGCCATCTACGTGCGGGACGGCAGCATCTACACCTCGGCGGGAGTGACCGCGGGCATCGATCTGGCCCTCGCCCTCCTCGAGGAGGACCACGGACCGGACCTGACCCGCGACGTCGCCCGTGCCCTCGTCGTGTACATGCAGCGCTCAGGGGGCCAGTCGCAGTTCTCCGCTCCCCTGCAGGGACCGCCACCCCATTCGCCGGCCCTGCGCAAGATCACCGATCGGGTGACGGCAGACCCGCACGGCGACCACTCGGCCAGTGAACTCGCCCGGCACCTCAACGTGAGCACCCGGCATCTCACCCGGCTGTTCCGGGAGGAGATGGATACCACCCCCGGCCGGTATGTGGAGAGCATCCGCTTCGACATGGCGCGGGCCCTGCTCGATCAGCGGCACACCGCGACACAGGCCGCGGCCCTCGCCGGCTTCCCCAGCTACGAGAGCATGCGGCGCGTTTTCGCCAGACAGCTGGGAATCAGCCCTGCGGCCTACCAACGCCGGTTCAGCACCGCGCGCGCCGGTTCGGGCTGA
- a CDS encoding DUF7159 family protein, producing MTSTALRFVLVEGATGDGATLDSGTLHMPVSAASADALISAVLGEGQYAAVPGVRPRAVGVTWTEAVAEEAATLVAALTARGAQNVVALSPAESAAALAAGLGDLTAQDDLAVCVAEPDAALVAVVTADAVHVDQVAHDGAASLARRVQEAVDSSDVRPEALYVLGSADDVDAVVGELAGRVTAPVLSAAEADLALARGAAVASAQGSVGVDAPMMLAQVAAEQPKSWRTWRIPALTSVLVAAVVTFVVSLSVALGLQLTPQMRSDDAATQQVASSSDQPKAVSAPAAEALPKAAPKPAAPPPPPPQAPPAPAPAVAPVVDVPEAPAPAPEAPPVIEPVYDAPVAAPPPAPVYVPPAPPVYVPPAPAVAPQPAYVPPAPVAPAYTQPQPGYVPPVPPQPRLRDRIIERLPIINRFHEPQY from the coding sequence ATGACATCGACGGCGCTTCGCTTCGTGCTCGTCGAAGGGGCGACCGGTGACGGCGCGACCCTCGACAGCGGAACGCTCCACATGCCGGTGTCCGCAGCCAGCGCCGACGCGCTGATCAGCGCGGTGCTCGGCGAGGGCCAATACGCCGCCGTCCCCGGAGTTCGGCCCCGCGCGGTCGGCGTGACGTGGACCGAGGCCGTCGCGGAGGAGGCCGCCACGCTGGTGGCCGCCTTGACCGCCAGGGGCGCACAGAACGTCGTCGCCCTCTCGCCGGCGGAATCCGCGGCCGCGCTGGCCGCTGGTCTCGGCGATCTCACCGCCCAGGACGACCTCGCGGTGTGCGTGGCCGAACCCGACGCCGCGCTCGTCGCGGTCGTCACCGCGGACGCCGTGCACGTGGACCAGGTCGCGCACGACGGTGCCGCTTCGCTCGCTCGCCGGGTGCAGGAGGCCGTCGACTCGTCCGACGTGCGCCCCGAGGCGCTGTACGTGCTCGGCTCGGCCGACGACGTCGATGCCGTGGTCGGCGAGCTCGCCGGACGGGTGACGGCCCCGGTGCTGTCGGCCGCCGAGGCGGACCTCGCGCTGGCGCGCGGTGCCGCCGTGGCGTCGGCGCAGGGCTCGGTCGGCGTCGACGCCCCGATGATGCTGGCTCAGGTGGCCGCCGAACAGCCGAAGTCGTGGCGGACGTGGCGGATCCCTGCGCTCACCTCGGTGCTGGTCGCGGCCGTGGTCACCTTCGTCGTCTCGCTGTCGGTCGCACTCGGACTGCAGTTGACGCCGCAGATGCGGTCGGACGATGCGGCGACCCAGCAGGTCGCCAGCTCATCGGATCAGCCGAAGGCCGTCAGCGCACCCGCCGCCGAGGCGCTGCCGAAGGCGGCGCCGAAACCGGCCGCCCCGCCGCCACCACCCCCGCAGGCCCCGCCGGCACCGGCCCCGGCGGTCGCGCCCGTCGTCGACGTGCCCGAGGCGCCGGCCCCCGCGCCCGAGGCCCCGCCGGTCATCGAGCCCGTGTACGACGCACCCGTGGCCGCCCCGCCGCCCGCGCCGGTCTACGTGCCGCCGGCCCCGCCGGTGTACGTGCCACCCGCGCCGGCCGTCGCGCCGCAGCCCGCCTACGTGCCGCCGGCACCGGTCGCCCCCGCGTACACCCAGCCGCAGCCCGGCTACGTGCCGCCGGTCCCCCCGCAGCCCCGGCTGCGTGACCGGATCATCGAGCGCCTTCCGATCATCAACCGCTTCCACGAACCGCAGTACTAG
- a CDS encoding glycoside hydrolase family 16 protein: MDRRRAMMMFGFGVAAAALPIPQAGAQPVIGDAPPGPPPGPGGLGDPAAAAQPGPGLLFADEFNGPAGAPPDPASWFIVPARETIRNPVEWDKPYNMGRYVTDQQHVFQDGAGNLVIRATRGEGANIQEKYASAKIIGNWRGGVGTTWEARIKLNCLTDGAWPAFWLINDNPVRGGEVDLVEWYGNRDWPSGTTVHARLDGTQFQTNKHPVDGDWHTWRMTWKPEGMYFWKDYQPGMEPFFTVLANSLPEWPFNDPGYTMAPVFNIAVGGSGGREPAGGNYPADMLVDWIRVF; this comes from the coding sequence ATGGATCGTCGCCGCGCAATGATGATGTTCGGATTCGGTGTGGCCGCTGCCGCCCTGCCGATCCCCCAGGCCGGAGCCCAGCCGGTGATCGGGGACGCCCCGCCCGGGCCGCCTCCCGGCCCCGGCGGGCTGGGGGATCCCGCGGCCGCAGCGCAGCCCGGACCCGGCCTCCTGTTCGCCGACGAGTTCAACGGTCCGGCCGGGGCGCCGCCGGACCCCGCGTCGTGGTTCATCGTTCCGGCCCGGGAGACCATCCGGAACCCCGTCGAATGGGACAAGCCCTACAACATGGGCCGCTACGTCACCGACCAGCAGCATGTCTTCCAGGACGGGGCGGGCAACCTGGTCATCCGCGCCACCCGCGGCGAGGGCGCCAACATCCAGGAGAAGTACGCCAGCGCGAAGATCATCGGGAACTGGCGCGGCGGTGTCGGAACCACCTGGGAAGCCCGCATCAAGCTGAACTGCCTGACCGACGGCGCATGGCCGGCGTTCTGGCTGATCAATGACAACCCGGTGCGGGGCGGTGAAGTCGACCTCGTGGAGTGGTACGGGAACCGCGACTGGCCGTCGGGCACCACCGTGCACGCACGACTGGACGGCACTCAATTCCAGACGAACAAGCACCCGGTCGACGGCGACTGGCACACCTGGCGCATGACCTGGAAACCGGAAGGCATGTACTTCTGGAAGGACTACCAGCCCGGTATGGAGCCGTTCTTCACGGTGCTGGCCAATTCCCTGCCCGAGTGGCCGTTCAACGATCCCGGTTACACCATGGCCCCGGTGTTCAACATCGCCGTCGGCGGCTCCGGGGGCCGCGAGCCCGCCGGCGGAAACTATCCGGCCGACATGCTGGTCGACTGGATCCGGGTCTTCTAG
- a CDS encoding NAD-dependent epimerase/dehydratase family protein: MTGASGNVGTGVLRALASQLPDTQVVGVCRRPPTHGHPYERVRWHAVDLAAPSAVADMGAAMTDADVVIHLALAVQPVRDEDYLYRANVVGTQSVLDAMTAAGVRQLVYASSLGIYAPGSGEPVTEDWPTTGQATSIYSRHKVMVEQILDEFERQHPEVTVSRFRPTVVVQREAAWLIKSLYLGPLVPRSALGLLRRRELPVLPLPARLRLQFVHADDVGDAVIRLTTQRARGSFNIAADVLDTAALADLVGARPVEVPPTAVRTVVAALSALRIVALTPGWYDVAFNTPLMDTSKARRVLGWTPGRSSAESARELIEGLAEEAVGTSAAMGWQLRPRRDVRGAIDRAHDVTLGLWGVSALARAVGVRRARAVDAAVVAANLVTGTPMALDRVLDRRADPVALLAPVAVIAALGATVRGGWLAVAATGALQLLRMSERNQRKKAVITQSFSPAAGG; this comes from the coding sequence GTGACCGGTGCATCCGGCAACGTCGGAACCGGCGTACTGCGCGCCCTTGCCTCGCAACTGCCCGACACCCAGGTCGTCGGCGTGTGCCGGCGACCTCCTACGCACGGTCATCCCTACGAGCGTGTGCGTTGGCACGCCGTCGATCTGGCCGCACCGAGCGCCGTCGCAGACATGGGGGCCGCCATGACGGACGCAGACGTCGTGATCCATCTGGCGTTGGCGGTCCAGCCGGTGCGCGACGAGGACTACCTGTATCGAGCGAATGTGGTTGGCACACAATCAGTCCTGGATGCCATGACGGCGGCCGGCGTGAGGCAGCTGGTCTACGCGTCCAGTCTGGGCATCTACGCGCCCGGGTCCGGGGAACCGGTGACCGAGGACTGGCCGACGACCGGCCAGGCCACCTCGATCTACAGCCGGCACAAGGTGATGGTCGAGCAGATCCTCGACGAGTTCGAGCGCCAGCACCCCGAGGTCACCGTGTCGCGGTTCCGGCCCACCGTCGTGGTGCAGCGTGAGGCCGCCTGGCTGATCAAATCGCTGTACCTCGGCCCGCTGGTGCCCAGGTCCGCGCTGGGCCTGCTGCGTCGGCGAGAGTTGCCTGTACTGCCGCTGCCCGCGCGTCTGAGACTGCAGTTCGTCCACGCCGACGACGTCGGCGACGCGGTGATCCGGCTGACCACCCAGCGGGCCCGCGGCTCGTTCAACATCGCGGCCGACGTGCTGGACACCGCCGCGCTCGCCGACCTCGTCGGCGCACGCCCGGTCGAGGTTCCGCCGACCGCCGTGCGCACTGTGGTGGCCGCCTTGAGTGCTCTGCGCATCGTGGCGCTGACCCCGGGCTGGTACGACGTGGCGTTCAACACCCCGCTGATGGACACGTCGAAAGCCCGCCGAGTTCTGGGCTGGACGCCGGGACGGTCCTCAGCGGAAAGCGCGCGGGAGTTGATCGAAGGCCTGGCCGAAGAGGCGGTGGGCACCAGCGCCGCCATGGGCTGGCAGCTGCGGCCCCGCAGGGATGTCCGCGGCGCGATCGACCGCGCGCACGACGTCACCCTCGGGTTGTGGGGGGTGTCGGCGTTGGCGCGGGCCGTCGGCGTGCGCCGCGCACGCGCGGTGGACGCGGCAGTGGTGGCAGCCAACCTCGTCACCGGGACGCCGATGGCGCTGGACCGGGTGCTCGATCGGCGCGCGGATCCGGTCGCATTGCTCGCGCCGGTGGCCGTCATAGCTGCGCTGGGCGCGACGGTGCGTGGCGGTTGGCTTGCGGTTGCCGCCACCGGCGCCTTGCAGTTGCTGCGCATGTCCGAACGCAACCAACGCAAGAAAGCCGTTATAACTCAGTCGTTTTCGCCTGCTGCGGGCGGGTAA
- a CDS encoding MFS transporter, whose amino-acid sequence MRGLMNSTGGQRLTRGASFSVLVSATVVLMASTSAPSPVYPLYLERWGLSVTSLTAIFAVYVLGLVGALLTVGSLSDRVGRRPVLIASLVVAAAGTAIFWAAEGPVWLALARVVQGVATGTATGALAAGLLEFAPAERPHRGPTMTAVGTTFGLAVGGGSAGLLVSLSPRPDGVVFPALTMALLLLAALVSLIPETVARRKAGFAAMRPRVRVPREARRGFVAAIPAIVAGWSMTGLFLALAPSLIRDVMHVRWGAAGGLSITVLFLANSGGGLWAARLTARRANVIGAVLLSVGAASLGAALSATSTAVFIGGAIVCGVGAGLTFNGTLRGISEATEAGSRSEVFSAAFVVSYAALGVPSLAAGLASPLWGLQTTGYVYITFIGVLSVVAALHAASTIRRCARAELVLTPLATRPCPQGLDVRQNP is encoded by the coding sequence ATGCGAGGCCTGATGAATTCGACGGGCGGCCAACGACTCACCCGGGGCGCGTCCTTCAGTGTGCTCGTCTCGGCCACCGTGGTGCTGATGGCGTCGACGAGCGCGCCGTCTCCGGTCTACCCGCTGTACCTGGAGCGCTGGGGCCTGTCGGTGACTTCTCTGACGGCGATCTTCGCGGTGTACGTCCTGGGACTGGTCGGGGCGCTGCTGACGGTGGGATCGCTGAGCGACCGTGTCGGGCGCAGGCCCGTGCTGATCGCCTCACTCGTGGTAGCCGCGGCGGGAACCGCGATCTTCTGGGCGGCCGAAGGGCCCGTCTGGCTCGCGCTCGCCCGGGTGGTGCAGGGCGTCGCGACGGGAACGGCGACGGGCGCCCTCGCCGCCGGGCTGCTCGAGTTCGCCCCTGCGGAGCGACCGCATCGGGGACCGACGATGACCGCCGTGGGGACGACCTTCGGGCTCGCCGTCGGCGGCGGTTCGGCAGGTCTGCTCGTTTCGCTCAGCCCACGTCCTGACGGGGTCGTCTTCCCGGCCCTCACGATGGCGCTGCTGCTCCTCGCCGCGCTGGTCTCCCTGATCCCCGAGACCGTCGCGCGCCGCAAGGCCGGGTTCGCCGCGATGCGGCCCCGTGTTCGCGTCCCCCGCGAGGCGCGGCGGGGGTTCGTGGCCGCGATCCCCGCGATCGTCGCGGGCTGGTCGATGACGGGGCTGTTCCTCGCGCTCGCACCGAGCTTGATACGAGACGTGATGCACGTCCGCTGGGGCGCCGCCGGAGGATTGAGCATCACGGTGCTGTTCCTCGCCAACAGCGGAGGCGGTCTGTGGGCGGCGCGGCTCACCGCGCGGCGAGCCAATGTGATTGGCGCAGTATTGCTTTCAGTGGGCGCGGCGAGTCTGGGCGCTGCGCTCTCAGCGACCTCGACGGCCGTGTTCATCGGGGGAGCGATCGTCTGCGGGGTGGGTGCCGGCCTGACGTTCAACGGAACTCTGCGCGGCATCAGCGAGGCCACCGAAGCGGGGTCGCGATCGGAGGTGTTCTCCGCCGCGTTCGTGGTCAGCTACGCGGCGCTGGGTGTTCCGTCTCTCGCCGCCGGCCTGGCGTCGCCGCTGTGGGGGCTGCAGACCACCGGCTACGTGTACATCACGTTCATCGGCGTGCTGTCGGTCGTCGCCGCCCTTCACGCCGCGTCGACGATCCGACGTTGCGCCAGAGCCGAACTCGTCCTGACCCCGCTAGCCACCCGTCCCTGCCCGCAGGGCCTGGACGTCCGTCAGAACCCATGA
- a CDS encoding cupin domain-containing protein, whose product MTGARIVTGLLSTLTAAAVLACGSAASSPQTDATSAPVGETLTPLFSQALPNVPGKTFTSAVVTFPPAARAVPHRHGDAFVYAYVLEGAVSSQLEGTPAQVYHQGQSWSEPPGAHHVATENISRSDEAKLLVVFVATDGEQLKVDDPQP is encoded by the coding sequence ATGACCGGGGCGCGCATCGTCACGGGGCTGCTGAGCACCCTGACGGCGGCGGCGGTTCTCGCGTGCGGCTCCGCCGCGTCGAGTCCGCAGACCGACGCCACCTCGGCGCCGGTCGGGGAGACGCTGACGCCGTTGTTCTCCCAGGCGCTGCCGAACGTCCCGGGCAAGACCTTCACCTCGGCGGTGGTGACCTTCCCGCCTGCCGCACGCGCGGTACCCCACCGGCACGGCGACGCCTTCGTCTACGCCTACGTGCTCGAAGGCGCCGTGAGCAGCCAGCTCGAGGGCACGCCCGCGCAGGTGTACCACCAGGGGCAGAGCTGGTCGGAGCCGCCGGGCGCGCACCATGTCGCGACCGAGAACATCAGCCGCAGCGACGAGGCGAAACTGCTGGTGGTCTTCGTCGCCACCGACGGAGAACAACTCAAGGTCGACGATCCGCAGCCCTGA
- a CDS encoding HD domain-containing protein, whose protein sequence is MSEVIAGVEVPDTAAVAEATRHVRETTSPLIYHHSRRVYFFGQLHAQDFAVKPDPELLYLAAVFHDTGLLRPFSEVEQRFEVDGADHGRAFLLEHGFSSAAADTVWTAIALHTTPGIPGRMGPEIAATQLGVLTDVVGFGLDRLDPDQMDHIVAVHPRGDFKNDFLSAYFDGLKNRPETTYGTVNSDVLEHFIPNFQRTTSVERIHSSAWPS, encoded by the coding sequence ATGTCGGAAGTCATCGCCGGGGTGGAGGTCCCCGACACCGCCGCCGTCGCCGAGGCGACCCGACACGTTCGGGAGACCACCAGTCCGCTGATCTACCACCATTCCCGCCGGGTCTACTTCTTCGGACAGCTCCACGCGCAGGACTTCGCCGTCAAACCGGATCCCGAGCTGCTCTACCTGGCGGCCGTCTTCCATGACACCGGACTGCTGCGGCCCTTCTCCGAGGTGGAGCAGCGGTTCGAGGTCGACGGCGCCGACCACGGCCGCGCCTTCTTGCTCGAACACGGATTCTCCAGTGCCGCGGCCGACACCGTGTGGACAGCCATCGCGCTGCACACCACGCCCGGTATCCCGGGGCGGATGGGTCCGGAGATCGCCGCCACCCAACTCGGCGTGCTCACCGATGTCGTCGGCTTCGGTCTCGACCGGCTCGATCCCGACCAGATGGATCACATCGTCGCCGTACATCCGCGCGGGGACTTCAAGAACGACTTCCTCAGTGCCTACTTCGACGGACTCAAGAACCGCCCGGAAACGACCTACGGGACAGTGAACTCCGACGTCCTGGAGCACTTCATCCCGAACTTCCAGCGCACGACCTCGGTGGAGCGCATTCACAGCTCCGCCTGGCCGAGCTGA
- a CDS encoding NADP-dependent oxidoreductase, with the protein MQAITVRDRDAGVGGLTLTELPYPHAAENDVIVRVHAAGFTPGELEWPATWTDRAGRDRTPTVPGHELSGVVVELGYGTTGLTVGQRVFGLADWARDGALAEYTAVEARNLAPLAADIDHVVAAALPISGLTAWQGLFVHAGLRTGQTVVVHGAAGGVGSIAVQLAREVGARVVGTGRSDDRDVVLGLGAQAFVDLAADDLRDVGEADVVFDVIGGDILERSIELVRPGGTVVTIAVPPKAQPKDGRAVFFVVEPDRTQLADLAQRVRDGRLRPIVGAVRPLTETADAFAGRRRVPGKTIIAVADDRDGARQ; encoded by the coding sequence ATGCAAGCCATCACCGTACGAGACCGTGACGCCGGTGTCGGTGGGCTGACCCTCACCGAACTGCCCTACCCGCACGCCGCCGAGAACGACGTCATCGTGCGCGTGCACGCGGCCGGGTTCACTCCCGGCGAACTCGAATGGCCCGCCACCTGGACCGACCGGGCCGGTCGTGATCGCACGCCGACCGTTCCCGGCCACGAATTGTCGGGTGTGGTGGTCGAATTGGGCTACGGCACCACCGGCCTCACCGTGGGGCAACGGGTGTTCGGGCTCGCCGACTGGGCGCGTGACGGCGCGCTGGCCGAATACACCGCCGTCGAGGCGCGCAACCTCGCCCCTCTCGCCGCGGACATCGACCACGTCGTGGCAGCGGCATTGCCGATCTCGGGGCTCACCGCATGGCAGGGGCTGTTCGTCCACGCCGGGCTCCGGACCGGCCAGACCGTCGTCGTGCACGGTGCCGCCGGCGGTGTGGGATCGATCGCCGTCCAGCTCGCGCGCGAGGTGGGTGCGAGGGTCGTCGGCACGGGACGGTCGGACGACCGCGACGTCGTCCTCGGCCTCGGTGCACAGGCTTTCGTCGATCTGGCCGCCGACGACCTGCGGGATGTCGGCGAGGCCGATGTGGTGTTCGACGTCATCGGCGGCGACATCCTCGAGCGGTCGATCGAGCTGGTGCGTCCCGGCGGCACGGTCGTGACCATCGCCGTGCCACCCAAGGCACAGCCGAAAGACGGGCGCGCGGTCTTCTTCGTCGTCGAACCGGACCGGACGCAGCTCGCCGATCTGGCGCAGCGCGTGAGGGATGGCCGGCTACGGCCCATCGTCGGCGCGGTGCGTCCGCTCACCGAGACGGCCGACGCGTTCGCCGGTCGCCGGCGGGTACCGGGCAAGACCATCATCGCGGTGGCCGACGACCGGGACGGAGCACGGCAATGA